A genome region from Alicyclobacillus acidocaldarius subsp. acidocaldarius DSM 446 includes the following:
- a CDS encoding DUF1659 domain-containing protein, whose protein sequence is MAQTSLALGTTLQLQTQSGTRANGQPKLKVHKFNHVSPQAADEDLLAVGLALAQLIDEPLVQVERVDVALLTNASAGTGGSAGSGGSGGSGSAGGTGSGGQGPSA, encoded by the coding sequence ATGGCACAAACGAGCCTCGCACTCGGCACGACGTTGCAGCTGCAAACGCAGTCGGGCACGCGCGCCAATGGGCAACCCAAACTGAAGGTGCACAAGTTCAACCACGTGTCGCCGCAGGCGGCGGACGAAGATCTGCTCGCGGTCGGCCTCGCGCTGGCGCAGCTCATCGACGAGCCGCTCGTGCAGGTGGAGCGGGTCGATGTGGCCCTTTTGACGAACGCGTCGGCAGGAACCGGCGGGAGCGCGGGCAGCGGCGGGTCAGGCGGCAGCGGCTCCGCCGGGGGCACGGGTTCCGGCGGGCAGGGGCCGAGCGCGTGA
- a CDS encoding DUF2922 domain-containing protein, whose translation MAAKVSLHLMFMTDRNKKVRIAIPNPKQPVDPTAVQNAAQLIVEKGVFDLPQGKIVQALPAEQTQTDTSSVS comes from the coding sequence ATGGCCGCGAAAGTATCCCTTCACCTGATGTTCATGACGGATCGAAACAAGAAGGTTCGCATCGCGATTCCCAACCCGAAGCAGCCCGTCGATCCGACCGCTGTGCAGAACGCCGCGCAGCTGATTGTGGAAAAGGGCGTCTTCGATCTGCCGCAGGGCAAAATTGTGCAGGCGCTCCCGGCGGAACAGACCCAGACGGACACCTCGAGCGTGTCGTAA